Below is a genomic region from Pseudomonas svalbardensis.
CCATCAGCGGACGGCTCAGGGCATCCTGACGGTTGACTACAAACTGCTTGGCACCCCGGAAGATCCGGTGCTTGGCCAGGTGATAGGCCGGCAGACCGCTGTAGCGGTCCATGTGGTCTTCGCTGACGTTGAGCACGGTCGCCACTTCGGCGTTGAGTTGATCGGTGGTTTCGAGTTGGAAACTCGACAGTTCCATCACGTACAGCTCGACGTCGTCGCTGAGCAGGTCCAGCGCTGGCGTGCCGAGGTTGCCGCCAACAGCGACACGCTTGCCGGCCGCTGCAGCCATCTCGCCCACCAATGTGGTGACGGTGCTTTTCGCGTTGGAACCGCTGATGGCGACAATCGGCGCCTTCGCGTTACGCGCGAACAGCTCGATGTCACCGGACAATTTCACGCCACGGGCGGCGGCAGCCTGCAGGGCCGGGGTCGCCAGCGCCAGGCCGGGGCTCACGTAGAGCTCGTCGGCGCGGCACAGGAATTCGACGTCCAGCTCGCCACAACGCACTTCCACGTGCGGATAGTCACGCTTGAGCGTGGCCAGTTCCGGTGGATTTTCCCGCGTGTCGGCGACAGCAAACGACGTGCCCCGGTTCGCCAGGAAGCGAACCAGGGACATGCCGCTCTTGCCGAGGCCGACAACGATGCGGAAGTGGTCAGAAGCGATCAGAGACACTCGTTCTACCTCAGCTTCAGGGTGGCAAGGCCAACCAGCACGAGAATCACGGTGATGATCCAGAAACGGACGATCACGCGTGGCTCGGGCCAGCCCTTGAGTTCAAAGTGGTGGTGAATCGGTGCCATGCGGAACACACGGCGACCGGTAAGCTTAAAGGATGCGACCTGGATGACGACTGACAGGGTCTCCATCACGAACACGCCGCCCATGATGAACAGGACGATTTCCTGACGGACGATCACCGCGATGGTGCCCAGTGCCGCGCCCAGCGCCAGTGCGCCGACGTCGCCCATGAACACCTGAGCCGGGTACGTGTTGAACCAGAGGAACCCGAGGCCCGCGCCGATCAAGGCGCCGCAGAACACGATCAACTCGCCTGCGCCCGGCACATACGGAATCAGCAGGTATTCAGCGAATTTCACGTTACCTGACAGGTAGCAGAAGATTCCCAACCCGCCGCCGACCATTACGGTGGGCATGATCGCCAGACCGTCGAGGCCGTCGGTCAGGTTGACCGCGTTGCTCGAGCCGACGATCACGAAGTAGGTCAGGACGACGAAGCCTATGCCCAGCGGAATGCTGTGGTCCTTGAGCATTGGCAGGATCAGGGTGGTTTCCACCGGCGTCGCTGCAGTCATATAAAGGAAGATCGCCGCGCCCAGTCCGAACACCGATTGCCAGAAGTACTTCCAGCGGCTCGGCAAGCCACGGGAGTTCTTCTCGATCACTTTGCGGTAGTCGTCGACCCAACCGATGGCGCCGAACAACAAGGTCACCAGTAACACAGTCCAGACATAACGGTTGGTCAGGTCAGCCCAAAGCAACGTGCTGACGCCGATGGACGAAAGAATCAGCGCGCCGCCCATGGTCGGGGTGCCCGACTTGGACAAGTGCGATTGTGGACCGTCGTTACGAACGGACTGACCGATCTGACGGTTCTGCAAAGTGCGGATCATCCACGGGCCAAAGCACAGCGACAAAACCAACGCGGTCAGCACACCGAGAATCCCGCGCAGGGTCAGGTACTGAAAGACCGCGAAGCCTTTGTAGAACTGTTGCAGATACTCCGCTAGCAGCAGCAGCATTAATGTTTCTCCAGGCTGGTCCCGCACAAAGCGACGACGATGTTTTCCATCGCAGCGCTGCGCGAGCCCTTGATCAAAATGGTGGTGTTTGTGTCTTGCTCGGCGCCCAAGGCCTTGATCAGCTCAGCCTGAGTGGCAAAGTGATAAGCCTGCTCGCCGAAAGCGTTCACGGCGTGAGCCATCATTGGCCCGACAGCGTAAAGCGCGGAAACCTTGCCGCGGGCGTACTCGCCCACATCGCGGTGCCCCTGCTCCGCCCAATCGCCCAACTCGCCGATATCCCCGAGCACCAGAACGGTGCGACCGGAAAAGCCGGCAAGTATATCAACGGCGGCGCACATGGAGGTGGGGTTCGCGTTGTACGTGTCATCGATTACGCGCATGCCATTGGTGGCCAGTTGCGCAACGGTGCGGCCCTTGACCGGTTGTACTGCGCCGAGACCGGTGGCGATGCCGAACAACGACACGCCCAGCGCATGGGCGGCGGCGGCGGCGGCCATGGCATTGGCAACGTTATGGGTGCCGAGCAGGTTCAGTTGAACGCGCTCCATACCTTCAGGACTGTGCAGGTTGAACGCCGGGCAACCGCGAGCGTCACGGTCCAGATCGCTGCCGTAGAAATCGGCGCTGACATTGCTCAAGGCGAAGGTCAGCACTTTGCGACCGGCAGCGCGGGTCTTCCAGATGTCGAACGCCTTGTCGTCAAGATTGAGAACGGCGACGCCATCGGCATCCAGCCCTTCGATAATCTCGCCCTTGGCTTCGACGATTTTTTCCGGCCCGCCGAACTCGCCAACATGGGCGGTCCCGGCGTTGTTGAGCACGGCTACATGAGGTTTGGTCATGCCGACGGTGTAGGCAATTTCGCCGAGACGCGAAGCTCCCAGTTCGATCACCGCAGCGGTATGTTCCGGTACGAGTTCGAGCAGGGTCAGTGGAACGCCGAGGTCGTTGTTCAGGTTGCCACGGGTCGCCAACACCGGACCGCGCGTGCGCAGGATGCTGGCGAGCATTTCCTTGACCGTGGTCTTGCCGCTGGAACCGGTAATCGCTGCGACAGGATGGGTGTAAGCCGCACGGTTCAACGCACCGAGTTGCCCCAGCGCCTGACGAGTATCTTTCACCAGCAATTGCGGCAGTGTGCTGTCGGCGACTTCACGCTCGACCAGCGCCGCTACGGCACCTTTTGCGGCGACGTCATTGAGATAGTCATGACCATCAAAACGCGGGCCGGTCAGGGCAATAAAGAGCTGGCCTGGTTTGATCGCGCGGCTGTCGATGCTGACGCCGTCGAAGCTGGCATCGGCAGTGACCAAGCGGGCATTCAGCGCGCCGGTCAGTTCGCTCAGTTTCAAGGCTTTAAGCATGGACCACCTCCCACGCGGTCAAGGCGTGATCGGCCTCGACCAGATCAGAGAACGCGTGACGCTGGCCGTTGACTTCCTGATAGTCCTCGTGACCTTTACCGGCCAGGACAATCACGTCATCCGCCGAAGCGCTGGCGATCAATTGGGCAATCGCCTGGCCACGGCCAGCGACGAAGGTGACTTTATCCACAGCGGTAAAACCGGCGCGGATGTCGTCGAAGATCACTGCAGGGTCTTCAGTGCGGGGGTTGTCATCGGTCACCAGCACGCCGTCAGCCAGACGCTCGACCACTTCAGCCATGAGCGGGCGTTTGCCGCGATCGCGATCACCACCACAACCGAACAGGCACAGCAAACGGCCTTTGGCGTGTGGACGCAGGGCCATCAAGACTTTTTCCAGCGCATCCGGCGTGTGGGCGTAATCGACCACTACCAGCGGCTGAGTACCGCCGCCGAGGCGCTGCATGCGTCCGGCCGGGCCTTCGAGTTTCGGCAGCACGTTGAGGATTTCGTCCAGCGCGTAGTCCAGACCCAGCAAGGCGCCGACCGCAGCCAGCACGTTGCTCAGGTTGAAGCGACCGAGCAAAGTGCTGCGCAGATGATGCTCGCCCTGCGGCGTGACCAGCGTGGCGCGCACGCCTTCGTCATCGAACTGTGCTTCACGGCAATACAGGTAGGCGCTGGCATCTTCCAGGCTGTAGGTGATCAGGCGCGACTCGCGTTTATCGGCTGCCAGTTGGCGGCCGAATTCGTCGTCAAGGTTAACCACCCGGCACTTCAAATCATTCCAGGCGAACAGCTTGGCCTTGGCTTCGCCGTAGGCTTGCATGGTGCCGTGGTAATCCAGGTGATCGCGGGACAGGTTGGTCATCACCGCCACATCGAACGCCAGTGCGGTCACGCGGCCCTGATCCAGACCGTGGGAAGAAACTTCCATGGCTACGGCTTTGGCGCCGGCCTTTTTCAGGTCGGCGAGGGTCGCCTGCACGGCGATCGGGTTCGGCGTGGTGTGCAAGCCGCTTTCGAGTGCCCCGTAAAAACCGGTGCCCAACGTGCCGACGATGCCGCAGTGCTGGCCGAGCAAATCCAATGCTTGCGCAACCAACTGCGTCACGCTGGTTTTGCCGTTGGTGCCGGTCACGCCGATCAGGTTCAGGTGACGACTAGGGTCACCGTAAAAACGCCCGGCAATGTCCGACAACTGCGCCGCCAGGCCTTTGACCGGAATCAGCGGCACATCGGTAATCGGCAATACAGTCGCGCCTTCGACTTCATACGCCACAGCGGCAGCGCCGCGTTGCAGGGCGTCGGCGATGTGCGCGCGACCGTCGAGTTTGCCGCCAGGGACGGCGAGAAACAGATCGCCAGCCCGCACGTTGCGGCTGTCCAGGGTCAGTTCGCGGATCAACAGATCGCGGCCGGCGTGGGCAAAAATCTTGTTCAGACTCAGAGACATCAGCCTCGCCCTCCATTGGCTTTCAGCGGAACGACCGGTGCTGCGTTCGCTTGTTGAGTAGGTGGCAGGTTGTCCGGGGTGATGTTCATCAGGCGCAAGGTCCCGGACATCACTTTGCTGAACACGGGCGCCGATACCAGACCACCGTAGTAACCGGCTTTGGTCGGTTCATCGATCACCACCACAATGGCGTAACGCGGATCGCTCATCGGGCCGAAGCCGGCGAACAGCGAGCGGTAGGAATTCTCGGCGTAGCCTTTGGTGCCGACCGACGTTTTACGCGCGGTACCTGACTTGCCGCCCACGTGATACGCCGGCACTTGCGCACGGAATACACCGCGCGGGGCTTCGATCACTTGTTGCAGCATGGTTTGCATGGTTTTCGCGACAGCTTCCGGCAATACCTGTGTGGTTTGCGGCGCCTTGTCGGATTTGATCAGGGTCAGCGGCGCGAGGCGACCATTGTTGGCCAGGGCCGAGAAAGCGTGGACCAACTGGATCGCGGTCACCGAGATACCGTAGCCGTAAGACAGCGTGGCGGTTTCAGCCTTGCGCCATTCGCGGTAGTTCGGCAGGTTGCCGACGCGCTCGCCCGGGAAGCCCAGGCCCGTGTCCTGGCCGAGGCCGACTTTTTGCGCCAGACGGAAAATCGTTTCGCCGCCGATATCGAAGGCGACCTTACTCATGCCGACGTTACTGGAGTTGATCAGAATGCCAGTTAGGTCGAGTACCGGACCTTCACTCTTGGATACGTCCTTGATGGTGTATTTACCAATCTGCAAGGTGCCCGGGTACACCTCAACGGTATCGGTTGGCTTCCAGCGCCCGGTTTCAATCGCGGCGCTCATGGAAATCGCTTTCATGGTCGAACCCGGTTCGAACACGTCGATCATCGCGCGGTTACGCATCATCGCCGGTTGCAGGTTGCGACGGTTGTTCGGGTTGTAGGTCGGCTGGTTGACCATGGCGAGGATCTCGCCGGTCTTCACGTCCATGATCACCAGGCTGCCGGCCTTGGCGCCGTTCTCGATGATCGCGTTACGCAGTTCGCGGTTGGCCAAATATTGCAGACGCAGGTCAATGGACAACGCCAAGGGCTTACCGGCCTTGGCGTTTTTGGTCACCTGAACATCTTTGATAAGTCGACCGCGTCGATCCTTGATCACCTGTCGCTTGCCGGGGACCCCGGCCAGCCATTCGTCGTAGGCCAGCTCGACGCCTTCACGACCGTGGTCATCGATGTCGGTAAAACCAACCATATGGGCAGTGACTTCACCGGCCGGGTAGAAACGCCGGAATTCTTCGATGCCATAAACGCCCGGCACTTTCAGATCGAGCACGGACTGGCCCTGTTCGGGGGTCAGCCCGCGCACCAGATAAATGAATTCTTTGTTGGCCTGGGCCTCGAGACGTTCGGCCAGGGCTTTCGGGTCCTGCCCCAAGGCAGCCGCCAGTGCAGGCCACTTTTCTTTGGCCGTTTGCATTTCCTTGGCATTGGCCCAAAGGGTGGTGACTGGGGTACTCACGGCCAAAGGCTCGCCGTTACGGTCGGTGATCAGACCACGGTGAGCCGGAATCGGAATATGACGAACACTGCGCGCGTCGCCCTGACCTTTAAGAAAGGCACGGTCGACTACTTGCAGATCGATAATGCGCCAGGCAATCGCCGCGACCATGACGCCGAGCAAACCCAGCACCAGGCGGAACCGCCATGGAAAGAGTGCGCCCTCGAGTTTCATCATGGCGCCACCATCTGCACTTCAGCTGCGCCAGGAATGCGCATCTTCAGTTGCTCGGTCGCCAGGACTTCGATACGGCTGTGGGCGGTCCAGGTGCTCTGTTCGAGAATCAAACGGCCCCACTCCGCTTGCGCCTTGTCGCGCACGCTCAACTCGTTGTACAGCGAGTTCAGCAGTTGACGGTTCCAGTGGGCGCTGTAGGAAACGCCGATGGCCGACACGAGCACGCCAATAAACAGCAGAAACATGAAAAAGCTTCCGCCGGGAAGTGGCTTGGCGAAAAGCTTGCTCACCGCAGCTTCTCCGCGACGCGCATGACGGCGCTACGGGAACGTGGGTTGGCTTTGAGTTCGGCCTCGGAGGCGGACTGCGCTTTGCCATGGATTTTGATTATTGGTTCGAAGGCGACGTGACGTACCGGCAGGTTGCGCGGCAGGTTGTCGGCTTCGCCTTTCACCAGCTTGCGCATGAACAGTTTGACGATGCGGTCTTCCAGCGAGTGGAAGCTGATGACCACCAGACGGCCGCCGACTTCCAGGCATTCCAGCGCGGCTTCGAGGCCGGCTTCCAGATCACCCAGTTCGTTGTTGACGTGAATACGCAAGCCCTGGAACGCACGGGTCGCCGGGTTTTTGCCCTTTTCCCAGGCCGGGTTGGCGACTTTCAGGACTTCAGCCAGATCGGCAGTGCGCTCGAACGGCTTGATGTCGCGACGCTCGGCCACGGCACGGGCCATGCGGCCGGAGAAACGTTCTTCGCCGTATTGCTTGAACACTCGGGCGATTTCTTCCACCGGGGCGGTGTTGACGAATTCGGCAGCGCTGATCCCGCGGGACGGATCCATGCGCATGTCCAGCGGGCCATCATTGAGGAAACTGAAGCCGCGCTCAGGGTCGTCGAGCTGCGGCGAGGACACGCCGAGGTCGAGCAAAACGCCGCTGACCTTGCCGTCCAGACCACGTTCGGCAACTTCCGAACCGAGCTCGGCAAAGCTGCGCTGTACAACGACAAAGCGGCCGTCTTCGGCCGCTAGCGTTTGCCCGGTGGCAATCGCTTGAGGATCTTTATCGAATCCGAGCACCCGACCCTCGGGACCGAGCTGGCTGAGGATCAACCTGCTGTGTCCGCCGCGCCCGAACGTACCGTCCAGATAGCAGCCATCAGGACGTACGGCGAGAGCCTCCACGGCTTCGTCAAGCAGTACGGTGATGTGGTTAAAGCCGCTATCAATAGTCACAGGATCAAATCACGCAGTTCATCAGGCATGGCGCCCGGTTGTTGAATGGCAGCCAGGTCAGCGGCAGAAACCGCATCCCAGGCATCCTCGTCCCACAATTGGAACTTGTTGAGTTGGCCTACCAACATCGCGCGCTTATCCAACTTGGCATATTCACGAAGACGCGGTGGAACCAGAAAACGACCACTGCCATCGAGCTCGAGGTCGACGGCATTACCAATCAGTAAACGTTGCAGGCGGCGGTTCTCTTCGCGAAGCGAAGGCAGTGCGCGCAGTTTGGTTTCAATAATTTCCCACTCATCGAGGGGGTAAACACACAAACACGGATCAACGGCATCAATTGTGACGATTAACTGACCGGAACTACGCGAAACGAGCTCGTCACGGTACCGGCTCGGCATAGCGAGACGGCCCTTTGCATCGAGACTGATAGCGTTAGCTCCGCGAAACACGACAGCGTTTCTCCAAATATTAGCGTTTTGAGCTCAAAAAACCCACTTCATGCCACTTTCCGCCACTTGTGCACACTATAGGAATGCGGCCACCGCACCGTCAAGGCGCGGATTAAAGGAAAAGCCTTACAGAACTGAGATTTAGGAGCGTATTAGGAGGGGTAAGGAGAATCAGACGTGTAATCCCGCTCAATAACTTGAACCAGCACTGATGGCTGCGCTCGAAAGTTAAAGTAATTTGTTAAGAGTAAGATTTTTTCGGTATTAGGAAAGTGCTTCTGCTGTTGATTCTGTAAGGAGGGAAATTGCTACTACAGGCGCCCTGCTCAATGATTAAAGCAGGTAGGGGGAAAAAGGTGGAGAGTCGATCTGTAAGCCGGGTTCTGTCTTGAACAGTCATTCGTCTACGATGGCCATCACTGGACATCTTTAGCAACCTACCCGGTCCCAGCGCGGGCCACGCCTTGGGACCCTATTTGGTCTTGCTCCAAGTGGGGTTTACCTAGCCACGAACTGTTGCCAGACGTGCGGTGCGCTCTTACCGCACCTTTTCACCCTTACCGGCGCCGAAGCGCTTAGGCGGTTATTTTCTGTGGCACTTTCCGTAGGCTCACGCCTCCCAGGCATTACCTGGCACTTCGCCCTATGGAGCCCGGACTTTCCTCCCCCCCCTAATTTTCATAGAGGGCAGCGACTGTCCGATCGACTCTCCGCCGCGAAGATTAACGGCAGAGCAGCCGAAGGACAAGCGCTAAACGCCTTGGGCTACGCCTGCACGTCGGTTTTTACTCGCCCTTCTGTTTATCCAGCGCGACCTGATAGAGCACATTCTTGCGCTCGCCGGTAATTTGCGCCGCCAACGCTGCGGCTCGCTTGAGCGGCATTTCTTCAAGCAACAGATTCAGAATGCGCATCGCTTCACTGCTGACGGCGTCCTCGGTCTCGGGGGCAGACCAACCCGCCACCAACACCACGCACTCACCGCGCTGCTGATTGCTGTCTGACTCGACGAACTCGCGTAACTCGGCCAGCGGCAAGCCTTTAAGGGTTTCGAAAGTCTTGGTCAGCTCGCGCGCCAGCAACGCAGGACGTTCACCACCAAACACCAACTCCATGTCTTGAAGGCACTCAAGGATCCGGTGCGGGGCTTCATAAAAAATCAGCGTACGCGGTTCTTCCTTTACCAACTCAAGACGGGCACGCCGACCGACAGCCTTGGCCGGCAGGAAACCTTCGAAGATGAAACGGTCCGACGGCAACCCCGCCGCCGACAACGCTGCGATCAACGCGCAGGCGCCCGGAACCGGCACCACATTGATACCCGCAGCACGAGCCTGACGCACAAGGTGATAACCCGGATCGGAAATCAACGGCGTGCCGGCATCTGAAATCAGCGCCACATCGTCGCCGGCAAGCAAGCGAGTGATAAAGCGGCTACCTTCATCCCGCTCATTGTGTTCATGGCAGGCCGCCAGCGGCGTAGGAATACCGAAATGCTGCATCAATCGCTGTGAGTGACGGGTATCTTCGGCGGCGATCAGGGCGACCTCGCGCAGGATTTTCAGTGCACGCGCACTGATATCGTCCAGGTTGCCGATGGGCGTCGCCACCACATAAAGCGAGCCAGCAGCGGAATTCAAAGCACCTGGAGCAGTCAAAGCGCACACCTCATGATCGGTAAAAGCCGCCATTGTAGCGCGTCGCGACGCTCGCGATACGCGCAAGCAACCCTCGGTTTTGCAGCCTTTTGTGCAGTGCCGCAACATTTGCACGAGCTAAATTGATCGATTCACACCAGTAACATCGCGCCCCGGCCAGTGCTTGGGTACAATTCCACGCTAATTTGATCGAGTATCAGGAACACTTACATGATCGCTTGCCTGCGGCTGCTCACTGCCCTCTGCCTCGCTGCCTTGCTGGCGGCTTGCGCCAGCTCGCCCTCCTCCAGCCTTGGCGAACTTCCACGGACCCCGGATGCCAGTATCGAGCAATTGCTCGCACAGGCCGCTCAAAGCAAAGACCCGGAAAAAGCCTCCCTGTTGCGCCTGAGCGCGGCAGACCTGGCCTATCGTCAGGGGAATGCCGGCCAGTCCGCGCAAATCCTGCAACAAGTCCCCGTCGAAACACTCAAGCCTGGCCAACAGGTTTTCGCCAGTACCCTGGCGGCTGAACTGGCCATGGTTCGCAATCAGCCCAAAGCGGCGCTGACAGCCTTGAGTCATCCGAGCCTGCAACGCCTGAGTGAACTGCCGGTTGAGCAACAGGTTCGCACCGGCACCGTCCATGCCCGCGCCCTTGAAGCCGATGGCCAGACGCTGGCCGCCGCACGGGAGCGCATCTTCATCGCGCCAATGCTCGAAGGTGACGCGGCAAGCAAAAACCACGAAGCGATCTGGACCCTGATCGCCTCGCTGCCGACCGATCAATTGCAGCCGAGCGCCACCGACGACCTCGGCGGCTGGATGGGCCTGGCACTGGCGGTGAAAACTGCCGGCACCCTGGAACAGCAGCAAGCCGCGATCGACAACTGGCGCGCACAGAATCCAAAGCACCCGGCCGCCATCCAGTTGCCGCTGCCACTGACCAAGCTCAAGGAACTGGCCAGCCAGCCCCTGAGCAAAATCGCCCTGCTGCTGCCACAGGACGGCCCGCTGGCGTCGGTCGGCAAAGCACTGCGCGAAGGTTTCATGGCAGCTCACTACCAGGCCCAACAAGCCGGGCAGAAGCCGCCAGCCATCGAGCTCTATGACAGCTCGCGCCTGACGTCCCTCGACGAGTTCTATCGCAAGGCTCAGGCCGACGGCGTGCAACTGGTCGTCGGCCCGCTGGAGAAACCTCTGGTCAAACAGCTCAGCGCTCGCCCGCAACTGCCGATCACCACCCTGGCGCTGAATTACAGCGAAGGCGCACAAGGTCCGGCCCAGCTGTTCCAGTTCGGTCTTGCGGCTGAAGACGAAGCCCGTGAAGTGTCCCGCCGCGCTCGCGCCGATGGCCTGCATCGCGCAGCCATCATGGTGCCGAAAGGCGAATGGGGCGATCGCGTCTTGAAAGCGTTCAGCCAGGATTGGCAGGCTAACGGTGGCAGCATCGTCGCTACCGAACGTGTCGACCAACCGGTTCAACTGGCCCAGCAGATCGCCGACATGTTCCAGCTGCGTCAGAGCGAAGGTCGTGCAAAGAGCCTGCAAAGCACCGTTGGCGGGCAGGTAGCCGCCCAGCCTTCGCGCCGTCAGGACATCGAGTTCATCTTCCTGGCTGCAACGCCTCAGCAAGCCCAGCAGATCAAGCCCACCCTGAACTTCCAGTACGCCGGTGATGTGCCGGTTTATGCCACCTCCCACGTGTTCAGCGCCAGCGGCGACGTGAATCAGTACAACGACATGAACGGCATTCGCTTCTGCGAAACCCCATGGTTGCTGGAGGCCAACGATCCACTGCGCAAACAGGTTACCGCTCAATGGCCACAAGCTGCTGGCAGCCTGGGCCGTCTGTACGCGATGGGCGTTGACGCCTATCGCCTGGCACCACGCCTGGGTCAACTCAAGGCTCTGCCGGACAGCCGCATCGAAGGTCAATCGGGCAGCTTGGGCATGACTGCAACCCAGCGAGTCGTGCGTCAGTTGCCATGGGCACAGTTCGTCAGCGGCCAGGTTCAACGCCTGCCGGACACCCCGCGCTGATGCCCGACGGATCACGCCAGCAAAGCGGTAAAGATGCCGAGCGCCATGCGCTCGAACATCTTCAACAACAAGGTCTGCGCCTGCTGGCGCAGAACTGGTTGTGTAAACGCGGCGAGCTTGATCTGGTCATGCTTGATGGCGATACAGTAGTATTCGTTGAAGTCCGCTACAGAAAAAACACTCAATGGGGTGGCGCGCTCGGTAGCATCGATGAGCGCAAACGGCAGAAGCTGATAGTTGCCGCGCAGTATTTTCTTCAGCGCGAGTCGCGTTGGGCCAATTCCCCTTGCCGTTTCGACGTGGTTGCCATCGACAGCAACCTTGATCAGTTGAACTGGTTGCAGAATGCCTTCGACAGCTGATCGCAAGCACCCCGAACCGGACACTTTCACCCAACACTTTTGCTCTTTGCTTTGCGGGCTGCACATTCATGTGCCGAGTAGCCGCGCTAATTAAGGTCACACAGATGGACATGCAATCCCGAATTCGCCAGCTTTTTCAGGCCAGTATCGATACCAAGCAAATGGCGATGGACGTACTTGCACCGCACATCGAGCAAGCCAGCCAAGTGATGGTCAACGCCCTGCTCAACGAAGGCAAAATGCTGTCCTGCGGCAACGGCGGCTCTGCCGGTGATGCCCAGCACTTCTCGTCCGAGCTGCTCAACCGTTTCGAGCGCGAGCGTCCGAGCCTGCCAGCGATTGCGCTGACCACCGACAGTTCGACGATCACCTCGATCGCCAACGACTACAGCTACAACGAAATCTTCTCCAAACAGATCCGCGCCCTCGGCCAGCCGGGTGACGTATTGCTGGCGATTTCCACCAGTGGCAACTCAGCAAACATTATTCAAGCGATCCAGGCCGCACATGATCGCGAAATGATTGTCGTAGCATTGACCGGTCGCGATGGCGGCGGCATGGCATCGCTGCTATTGCCCGAGGACGTCGAGATTCGCGTACCGGCCAACGTCACCGCACGTATTCAGGAAGTCCACCTGCTGGCGATCCATTGCCTTTGCGATTTGATCGACAGCCAACTGTTCGGGAGTGAAGAATGACCCCTAATCGCCTAGGCCTTCTGGCCTTGACCCTGTGCCTCGGCATCAGCGGCTGCACCTCGGTGGTTAACGCCAGCCGTGAAGCACCGATTGAAGATGACCGCGGCACCCGCACCTTCGGCAGTAAGATCGACGACTCTCTGATCGACACCAAGGTCGGCGTGAACATTGCCAAGGCCGATCCAGCCCTGGATAACGACTCGCACATCGTCGTCACCAGCTTCAATGGCATCGTGCTGCTTGCCGGGCAAACCCCGCGCGCAGACCTCAAGGCCAAAGCCGAACAGGCTGCGGCGGCTGTTCAGCGGGTGAAGACGGTTCACAACGAACTGCAGGTTCTGCCACCCTCCGGTTTCCTTGCCCGCCAGAATGACACCTGGCTGACTTCCAAGATCAAGACTCAGATGCTCACCGACCCGAACATCCCGGGCTCGCGCATCAAGGTTGTTACCGAGAACGGCATCGTCTACCTGCTGGGCCTGCTGACCAAACAGGAAGCCGCTCAGGCCACCAACCTGGTGCAAGGCGTTTCCGGTGTGCAGAAGATTGTGAAACTGTTCGAATACATCGACTGACACGCAACACGCAGACATAAAAAAGGCGATCCATCTGGATCGCCTTTTTTATTACTTCACCACTTTCAAACTGGGTCGACCGCTGGGACGCGGCGGCTCGCTGTCGGGTGGCGGAATATCATCATCCGGCTCGATCTCTTCCTCGTCTTCCATAGGCGATTCCAGATCGAACACCATGCCCTGACCGTTCTCCCGGGCGTAAATACCCAGGATCGATGCGATAGGCACGTACAGGGTGTGCGGCACGCCACCGAAACGCCCTTCGAAGCTGACCGCTTCGTTGTCCATGTGCAGATGACGCACGGCTGCCGGCGATACGTTCAGGACAATCTGTCCGTCACTGGCAAAACCCTGAGGCACCTGCACCGACGGATACTCGGAATTGACCAGCATGTGCGGGGTGCAATCGTTGTCCACAATCCACTCGTAGAGCGCGCGGACCAGATAAGGTCGACTGGAGTTCATAGCGGCTCCTTAAGCCTTAGCGCATATCGCGTTCGACACCAGACAGACTCGCCTGGAAAGCCTCACGCGCAAACGAGCGCTCCATGTAATCAAGCAGCGGCTTGGCAGGCCGCGGCAGTTCAATACCCAGAATCGGCAATCGCC
It encodes:
- the ftsL gene encoding cell division protein FtsL, producing MSKLFAKPLPGGSFFMFLLFIGVLVSAIGVSYSAHWNRQLLNSLYNELSVRDKAQAEWGRLILEQSTWTAHSRIEVLATEQLKMRIPGAAEVQMVAP
- a CDS encoding peptidoglycan D,D-transpeptidase FtsI family protein, coding for MKLEGALFPWRFRLVLGLLGVMVAAIAWRIIDLQVVDRAFLKGQGDARSVRHIPIPAHRGLITDRNGEPLAVSTPVTTLWANAKEMQTAKEKWPALAAALGQDPKALAERLEAQANKEFIYLVRGLTPEQGQSVLDLKVPGVYGIEEFRRFYPAGEVTAHMVGFTDIDDHGREGVELAYDEWLAGVPGKRQVIKDRRGRLIKDVQVTKNAKAGKPLALSIDLRLQYLANRELRNAIIENGAKAGSLVIMDVKTGEILAMVNQPTYNPNNRRNLQPAMMRNRAMIDVFEPGSTMKAISMSAAIETGRWKPTDTVEVYPGTLQIGKYTIKDVSKSEGPVLDLTGILINSSNVGMSKVAFDIGGETIFRLAQKVGLGQDTGLGFPGERVGNLPNYREWRKAETATLSYGYGISVTAIQLVHAFSALANNGRLAPLTLIKSDKAPQTTQVLPEAVAKTMQTMLQQVIEAPRGVFRAQVPAYHVGGKSGTARKTSVGTKGYAENSYRSLFAGFGPMSDPRYAIVVVIDEPTKAGYYGGLVSAPVFSKVMSGTLRLMNITPDNLPPTQQANAAPVVPLKANGGRG
- the mraZ gene encoding division/cell wall cluster transcriptional repressor MraZ, with the protein product MFRGANAISLDAKGRLAMPSRYRDELVSRSSGQLIVTIDAVDPCLCVYPLDEWEIIETKLRALPSLREENRRLQRLLIGNAVDLELDGSGRFLVPPRLREYAKLDKRAMLVGQLNKFQLWDEDAWDAVSAADLAAIQQPGAMPDELRDLIL
- the rsmI gene encoding 16S rRNA (cytidine(1402)-2'-O)-methyltransferase; its protein translation is MAAFTDHEVCALTAPGALNSAAGSLYVVATPIGNLDDISARALKILREVALIAAEDTRHSQRLMQHFGIPTPLAACHEHNERDEGSRFITRLLAGDDVALISDAGTPLISDPGYHLVRQARAAGINVVPVPGACALIAALSAAGLPSDRFIFEGFLPAKAVGRRARLELVKEEPRTLIFYEAPHRILECLQDMELVFGGERPALLARELTKTFETLKGLPLAELREFVESDSNQQRGECVVLVAGWSAPETEDAVSSEAMRILNLLLEEMPLKRAAALAAQITGERKNVLYQVALDKQKGE
- the rsmH gene encoding 16S rRNA (cytosine(1402)-N(4))-methyltransferase RsmH; this translates as MTIDSGFNHITVLLDEAVEALAVRPDGCYLDGTFGRGGHSRLILSQLGPEGRVLGFDKDPQAIATGQTLAAEDGRFVVVQRSFAELGSEVAERGLDGKVSGVLLDLGVSSPQLDDPERGFSFLNDGPLDMRMDPSRGISAAEFVNTAPVEEIARVFKQYGEERFSGRMARAVAERRDIKPFERTADLAEVLKVANPAWEKGKNPATRAFQGLRIHVNNELGDLEAGLEAALECLEVGGRLVVISFHSLEDRIVKLFMRKLVKGEADNLPRNLPVRHVAFEPIIKIHGKAQSASEAELKANPRSRSAVMRVAEKLR